CGACGCGGGATCGCGCCGGTCGGCCTCGCGCCAGTCCGCCTCCGTGGCGTCCGGGAACGCCTCGACCCGGGGCTGGAAGAACCGGCCCTCGCCGTCGGTGAGGGCGGTGACCGTGATAGACCCGAGGGTGCGGCTCAGTGGCATCCGGTGATGCTGCCAGCGATCTCCTGCGCCGTACACCCCGATTCCCGGCCGACCGAGGCCGGCTGGGGCACCCCGGCCAGTTTCCAGTACGCTCGTACTGCTTGAGCAAGTGTCCCCCGAGAGGAGCGCCGGCCGATGGCGAAGATCAAGGTAAACAACCCGGTCGTGGAAATCGACGGCGACGAGATGACCCGGATCATCTGGAAGCAGATCCGGGAGCAGCTGATCCTGCCGTACCTCGACGTCGACCTGCACTACTACGACCTGTCGATCCAGCACCGCGACGAGACCGACGACCAGGTCACCGTCGACGCCGCCAACGCCATCAAGCAGCACGGCGTGGGCGTCAAGTGCGCGACCATCACCCCGGACGAGGCCCGGGTGGAGGAGTTCGGCCTGAAGAAGATGTGGCGGTCGCCGAACGGCACGATCCGCAACATCCTCGGCGGCGTCGTCTTCCGCGAGCCGATCATCATGTCCAACGTGCCGCGGCTGGTCCCCGGCTGGACCAAGCCGATCATCATCGGCCGGCACGCCCACGGTGACCAGTACAAGGCCACCGACTTCGTCGTCCCCGGCCCGGGCACGGTGACCATCACCTACACCCCGGCCGACGGCGGCACCCCGATGGAGATGGAGGTCGCCAACTTCCCCGGCGGCGGCATCGCCATGGGCATGTACAACTTCGACGAGTCGATCCGGGACTTCGCCCGGGCCTCGTTCCGCTACGGCCTGGACCGCAACTACCCGGTCTACCTGTCCACCAAGAACACCATCCTCAAGGCGTACGACGGCCGGTTCAAGGACATCTTCGCCGAGGTCTTCGAGGCGGAGTTCAAGGACCAGTTCGCCGCCGCCGGCATCACCTACGAGCACCGGCTGATCGACGACATGGTCGCCGCCGCGCTCAAGTGGGAGGGCGGCTACGTCTGGGCCTGCAAGAACTACGACGGTGACGTGCAGTCCGACACCGTCGCGCAGGGCTTCGGCTCGCTCGGCCTGATGACCTCCGTCCTGCTCTCCCCGGACGGCCGTACGGTCGAGGCCGAGGCCGCGCACGGCACGGTCACCCGGCACTACCGGCAGTGGCAGAAGGGCGAGAAGACCTCGACCAACCCGATCGCCTCGATCTACGCCTGGACCCGGGGCCTGGCCCACCGGGGCAAGCTGGACGGCACCCCGGCGGTCACCGAGTTCGCCAACACCCTGGAGCAGGTCATCGTCGACACCGTCGAGGGTGGTCAGATGACCAAGGACCTCGCGCTGCTCATCTCGCGGGACGCTCCGTGGCTGACCACGGACGAGTTCATGAACGCGCTCGACGAGAACCTGGCGCGCAAGATCAACGCCTGATTCCGCCCCGCGTCACCGACGGAGCCCGCCGGCACCCGCCGGCGGGCTCCGTCGTACCCGGGCGGACGCTCACGGCCCCACGCGCCCGCCGCGTCCCGTCCGGCCCGACCGGGGTGCGCGTCACTGGCGCGTTGGCGGGTCGTTGAGCTAGGTGGACGTGATGCCAGTCCCGTCCAGGAAGGTTGACCGCGGTCGCCTCGCGGCCCGAGTGCCGATCAGCCAGCCTTCCCGGCTGTCGCGCACAGCCAGCCGTCCCTTCCCTGCGGGGGGCCCTGTCCCGGGCCCCCCGCGCCCTGTTCCCCCGCCTTCCGCGTCGGGTTCAGGCGGCGCGGAGGAGTTCGGCGGCGCGCTCGGGGGCGATGTCGTTGATGAAGACGCCCATTCCGGACTCGGAGCCGGCCAGGTACTTCAGCTTGTCCCTGGCGCGCCGGATGCTGAACAGCTGCAGGTGCAGGTGCCCCAGGTCGCGGTCGATCCGCACCGGCGCCTGGTGCCAGGCCGCGATGTACGGCATGGGCAGGTCGAACAGCCCGTCGAAGCGGCGCAGCACGTCCAGGTAGAGCGGCCCGAAGGCGTCCCGCTCGGCGTCGTCGAGCGCCGGGATGTCCGGCACCGGCCGGTGCGGGGCGACGTGCACCTCGAACGGCCACCGGGCAGCAGCCGGGACGTACGCCGTCCAGTGCTCGTTGCTCGCCACCACCCGCTCCCCGGCGGCCCGCTCGGCGGCGAGCACGTCGGCGTAGAGGTTGCCGCCGGTCCGCTCGGCGTGCCGCCGCGCGGCGGCCAGCATCGACCGGGTCCGCGGCGTGACGAACGGGTACGCGTAGATCTGACCATGCGGGTGGTGCAGGGTCACGCCGATCTCCACGCCCCGGTTCTCGAACGGGAAGATCTGCTCCACCCCGGGCAGCTCGCCCAGCGCGGCGGTCCGGTCGGCGAGCGCGTCCAGCACGGTCCGCACCCGGCGCGGCGGCAGGCCGGCGAAGGAGGCGTTGTGGTCGTCGGTGAAGCAGACCACCTCGCACCGGCCGCGCCCCGGCCGGACCGGGGTGAACGGGGTGATCTCCGCCGGCTCCTCGGCCACCCGCTGGCTCAGCGACGGGAAGCGGTTCTCGAAGACCGCCACGTCGTAGTCGGGGGCCGGGATCTCGCTGAGCCGGTCGGCCGTCGACGGGCAGAGCGGGCACTGGTCGGCCGGGGGCAGGAAGGTGCGGGTCTGCCGGTGCACCGCCACCGCCACCCACTCGTCGGTGAGCGGGTCGTGGCGCAGCTGGGAGGCGGGCGGCGGCGGGGGCAGCTCGCGCCGGTCCGGCTGGTCGCGGACCGCGTCGTCCCGCTCGTCGAAGTAGATCAGCTCACGGCCGTCGGCCAGCTCGATCTGCGTACGCTTCACTCCGCCGTCTCCTCCGTGGGCCGTCCCGTGCCCGGCACGATCACGAGCTCACCCACCTTCTCGTCGAGTACCCGTCGTGCTTCCGGTGCCATCCGGTCGTCGGTGACCAGCACGTCCGCGGCGTCCAGGCCGACGATGGAGGAGATCCCCACCGTGCCCCACTTGGTGTGGTCGGCGAGGACGACCAGCCGGTCGGCGGCCGCCACCAGGGCCCGGTCGGTGTCCGCCTCCATCAGGTTCGGCGTGGTGAAGCCGGCTCGTTCGCTGATCCCGTGCACGCCGAGGAAGAGCAGGTCCAGGTGGAGCGACCCGATGGCGGCCACGGCCAGCGGGCCGACCAGCGCGTCGGAGGGCGTTCGGACGCCGCCGGTGAGCACCACCGTCTGGTCCGGACGCCCGCCCACGTGCAGGATCTCGGCGACCGGCAGCGAGTTGGTCACCACGGTCAGCGCCGGCACGTCGACCAGGCGGCGGGCCAGCTCCGCCGTGGTCGTACCGGCCGACAGGGCGATCGCGGCGCCGGGCGGGACCAGTTGGGCGGCGCGGGTGGCGATCGCCCCCTTCTCGGCCGACTGGCGGACCGACTTGGCGCGGAAGCCGGGCTCGTCGGTGGAGCCCGGTCCGGCCAGGGTGGCGCCGCCGTGCACCTTGGCGAGCAGGCCCTGCTCGTGCAGCGTCTCCAGGTCCCGTCGGATGGTCATGTCGGAGACACCGAGCTCGGCGGCCAGCTCGGTGACCCGCACGCCGCCGGCGCTGCGGACCCGCTCCAGGATGGCCGTCTGCCGCTGCCGCGCCAGCATCCGCCGTACCTCCGGGTTCCGCGACCACGTGTCCACGCGGTCGAACGTGTTCCAACAAAGACGAACACTAGCGCGCAGAAGGGCACGACGGAAGGAGACCTGCGGCGAAACGGCGCCGCCGCCCGTCCCCGCCGGCCGGCCGACGAGCGGACCGGGGGCGGGGCGGGCGGCGGCGGGCCGGGACGAAAGTCGGGCGGCGGCGGGGCCGGGCGGCGGGCGCGGCGGGACGCCGGGCGGGTCAGGCGGACTGGAGGCGGGGCTCCACCCAGCCGGTCTCGGTCAGGTGGCTCATCACCACCTGGACCGCCTCCTCGATGGTCAGCTCGGTGGTGTCCACCACCAGGTCGGCGTCGGTCGGCTCCTCGTACGGGTCGTCGATGCCGGTCATCCCGGTGAGCAGGCCGGCCCGGGCGCGGGCGTACAGGCCCTTGCGGTCGCGCTGCTCACACACCTCCAGCGGGGTGGCGACGTGGACCAGCAGGAACCCCGCCCCGGTGGCGTGCGCCATCTCCCGGGCGGTGGCCCGGGCGGCGGCGTACGGGGCGATCGGGCAGCAGATCCCCACCCCCCGGTGCCGGGCGATCTCGGCGGCCACCCAGCCGATCCGGCGCACGTTGAGGTCCCGGTCGGCCTTGCTGAAGGTCAGCCCGGCGGAGAGCTCCCGGCGCACCACGTCCCCGTCGAGCAGGGTGATCGTCCG
The window above is part of the Micromonospora inositola genome. Proteins encoded here:
- a CDS encoding NADP-dependent isocitrate dehydrogenase — translated: MAKIKVNNPVVEIDGDEMTRIIWKQIREQLILPYLDVDLHYYDLSIQHRDETDDQVTVDAANAIKQHGVGVKCATITPDEARVEEFGLKKMWRSPNGTIRNILGGVVFREPIIMSNVPRLVPGWTKPIIIGRHAHGDQYKATDFVVPGPGTVTITYTPADGGTPMEMEVANFPGGGIAMGMYNFDESIRDFARASFRYGLDRNYPVYLSTKNTILKAYDGRFKDIFAEVFEAEFKDQFAAAGITYEHRLIDDMVAAALKWEGGYVWACKNYDGDVQSDTVAQGFGSLGLMTSVLLSPDGRTVEAEAAHGTVTRHYRQWQKGEKTSTNPIASIYAWTRGLAHRGKLDGTPAVTEFANTLEQVIVDTVEGGQMTKDLALLISRDAPWLTTDEFMNALDENLARKINA
- the galT gene encoding galactose-1-phosphate uridylyltransferase, coding for MKRTQIELADGRELIYFDERDDAVRDQPDRRELPPPPPASQLRHDPLTDEWVAVAVHRQTRTFLPPADQCPLCPSTADRLSEIPAPDYDVAVFENRFPSLSQRVAEEPAEITPFTPVRPGRGRCEVVCFTDDHNASFAGLPPRRVRTVLDALADRTAALGELPGVEQIFPFENRGVEIGVTLHHPHGQIYAYPFVTPRTRSMLAAARRHAERTGGNLYADVLAAERAAGERVVASNEHWTAYVPAAARWPFEVHVAPHRPVPDIPALDDAERDAFGPLYLDVLRRFDGLFDLPMPYIAAWHQAPVRIDRDLGHLHLQLFSIRRARDKLKYLAGSESGMGVFINDIAPERAAELLRAA
- a CDS encoding DeoR/GlpR family DNA-binding transcription regulator, which produces MLARQRQTAILERVRSAGGVRVTELAAELGVSDMTIRRDLETLHEQGLLAKVHGGATLAGPGSTDEPGFRAKSVRQSAEKGAIATRAAQLVPPGAAIALSAGTTTAELARRLVDVPALTVVTNSLPVAEILHVGGRPDQTVVLTGGVRTPSDALVGPLAVAAIGSLHLDLLFLGVHGISERAGFTTPNLMEADTDRALVAAADRLVVLADHTKWGTVGISSIVGLDAADVLVTDDRMAPEARRVLDEKVGELVIVPGTGRPTEETAE